One genomic window of Macrobrachium rosenbergii isolate ZJJX-2024 chromosome 51, ASM4041242v1, whole genome shotgun sequence includes the following:
- the LOC136833016 gene encoding uncharacterized protein has translation MVTLTQARRRCSGLGWMTFGLALGVAILHFRSVWIRDPYGHVETRGQEMGKTSTQGSLVVDDPATDGEPEAKGERLQGISLTKQDENIYKSAGCKVPALLSPKQFFQHLRQREYKCANFKSFGAGDGRKGVCLDSRFRIIPGDCRVLSFGICQEWSFDDAMADYGCKVYSFDPTNGLPDHQRSPNVRFYSLGIGQVRATRNQLGKLKGRFKVDRYENILKMLGMSNSTVDYLKMDVEKAELSFFRDVFTNSPEMLENVRQIGMELHHTKTKVSKQRRFWEIRPHAQVSRLQTHGGRRLGKDRGRLGPPLSVRRTTSANPAMKMYQKKSQ, from the exons ATGGTGACCTTGACCCAAGCGAGGCGAAGATGCAGTGGCCTCGGATGGATGACCTTTGGCCTCGCCCTTGGCGTCGCTATTTT ACACTTCCGGTCAGTTTGGATTCGGGATCCCTACGGTCACGTCGAAACCAGAG GACAGGAAATGGGAAAGACTAGCACTCAGGGCAGCTTGGTAGTAGATGACCCTGCTACAGACGGAGAACCGGAGGCAAAAGGAGAGAGGCTTCAGGGCATTTCCTTGACCAAACAAG ATGAAAATATCTACAAATCAGCTGGGTGCAAAGTGCCCGCCCTCCTGAGCCCGAAACAGTTTTTCCAGCAcctgagacagagagaatataAATGCGCTAATTTC aAATCCTTCGGGGCGGGAGACGGCAGGAAGGGCGTCTGTCTCGATTCCCGCTTCAGAATCATTCCGGGGGACTGTCGCGTCTTGTCCTTCGGCATCTGCCAAGAGTGGTCCTTCGACGACGCCATGGCCGATTACGGATGCAAG GTGTACTCATTTGACCCCACCAATGGCCTGCCAGATCACCAAAGGTCACCGAATGTCCGCTTCTACAGTCTGGGCATCGGGCAGGTCAGGGCAACCAGAAATCAACTCGGGAAGCTAAAAGGGCGCTTCAAG GTCGACCGTTACGAGAACATTCTGAAGATGCTCGGAATGTCGAACTCCACCGTCGATTACCTGAAGATGGACGTCGAAAAAGCCGAGTTAAGTTTCTTCCGCGACGTCTTCACCAATTCTCCCGAAATGCTCGAGAACGTTCGACAGATCGGCATGGAACTGCACCACACCAAAA CCAAAGTGTCGAAACAGAGGCGGTTTTGGGAAATACGCCCACATGCTCAAGTGTCACGGCTTCAAACTCATGGGGGGAGGAGGCTGGGGAAGGACAGAGGTCGTTTGGGGCCGCCCCTGTCAGTGAGGAGGACGACCTCAGCTAATCCCGCCATGAAAATGTATCAGAAAAAAAGTCAGTGA